CCGACCAGCCCGTATTCGCACAACACGTCCAAAAACTCGTTGTCCGCACGCAACGACTGCATGGTGCCGCTGTGCCACCGCGGATCCGCGTGGGAATAGATGGTTTCCCAATAGCGGTAGGTCTCGCCCCCGGATCCAAACCAGGGGAATTCATCGACGCTTTGCAACGCAGCGCGCCACAGGTGCCACCGTCCGTCCTGCGTGTATCGATCCGTCTCCACCAACATGTTCAATCGAGATTCGGCTAGATCGAACCCGACCCAAACAAACAACAGACTGACCGGGATCCCGATCGCCAAAACAATGACGGTGGTTCGCACCGCGTTGGCCGGCCGCAGGCGAACCAACATCACCAACATGACCGCGATGATCGCCGACATGACGCCGCCACGCGAAACGCAAATGACAAGACTGGCAAACATGAACGCCAGTGCCGCGATCAGCCAGCTGAAACTGGCCTCGCCGAACAAGGCCCGCAACCAGTGTTTACCAAGGCCATCCAGCTTGTCGATCAAAAGGCCCGCACCCAGCCCCAAGCAGAGGTTCATGTAGAACGGAAAATGATTTCGGTTGACGAACGGTCCAAAACCAAGGCCACCGGGAACCTCAAATGCCCAATACACCAGCCCGTCATGAGACCCAAAGTGCTGGGCGATCCCAAAAACCGCTAGACAGGTCCCCATCCCCAAACCGACCAGCGCCAAGCGGCGCAGGCGTAATGCCGGTTGCCGCCCTGCACTGACGATTGCGAACAAACAGCCGGCCATCAAAACCTGCAGCCCAAACCGATAGCTGCCTCCGGCATTGAGCCCCAGTTTGTTCCCAAAGAACCAACCTTCCAAACCGGCCTGCCCACCGGTCAACGCATCAGCAGTGCTTGAACCGTCAACAGCCGAATCGGCCCCGGCGTTACGGACGCCAGTGTTCGATTCCGTCGGCAACGACCACCGCTGGACACCTGGCGCCATGGAGTGGACGAAACCACGGGGCAGATTGACTTGATGAATGCCGGCCACCGACGCCAAAACCAGCAAACCTAAGACGACACACCAACCAGCGGTGGACGCCCTCCAAACCGGACGAGTCCCGAAAACAAGGCGGACGGCAAACGACATCAAGGCCACCGCCGCAAGCGACATCAATATGAAAAGGGACACACCCTCGGTGCTGCCAAATGCCCAAGGCGACAGCACGATTGCCGCGCAAAGGGCAACATCCGTCACCATTTCACAACGGTCGGTGATCCGCCAGGCTTCTTTGCTTTCGTCTGACATGCTTTGTGAATCTTTCCGCCTTCGCGGGCGTACCGCATCATGGACCTGAGTGCGTCGATGGCGTCGCCCGATCTGTTCAGAATACCGCATCTCCAGCCCGCCCCCCTGCTATGCCGGAACGTCGACACGGACACGCGCACACCTATCACTACGCGATCAATTCCGGCCGGGACCGCAGGACCCAATGCACAGTAACCACACGCACAGTAATCACACCGCATTGGCCCATCCGAACAGATCGTCTGTGAAGCCGCTAAGAATTGGGGCGTGCGACGGTTTCGCCGATCCAACACTCAAAACCGCTACGGACCGATCGGCATCCTTGCCCGTGATGGCCGCACGACCACGAACGACATATCATCGGCGCACGAAAAAAGGCGATGGTGGGAACACCATCGCCTTCGTTGAATACGATTTCTCGGTCGCGAACGGGGAACGTTCGACCGGTCTAAATTCGACCTGCGGCTAAAAAGACCCGCCTACAAACGATCAGCCCCTGATTCAGGGCGAGAACGATCGGGAGGGCGTGAACGAGCGATCAAATCGGCATCGGGAGAAACGACGAGCACGGGTGAATTCCCAGTCACTGAGCGTTTCCGCATCGGTACTGGCCACCTGAGTGGTCGTCACCGCGTCGTCAGCAATGGCATCAACGGGTGCACCGGCGGGCAACGCCACGGTCAAACCCAAGGCCGCGACCAGGCCGAGCGAAAACACGCCTGCGGCAATGCGACGAAGTTGGTTGTTCATGATGAATCCCAGGCGATGGGGCATTGAAAATCAGATCTAGTTCGGTTTATCGGAATCTTACGCAACAAACTGTGGGGGAGGCAAGCACCATCCCGGAAATTCGTCACACTTTTTGCGATCCGACCTTTCGCAAACGACGACGGCGAACCACGTTTCCGGCAACCAAACCCAGCGACGTCAAAGCGAAAATCGACGACGGCTCGGGAACCGCGGTGACGGAGAATGCAAAATCGGTCGTCTCGGCATATCGAACAATTGGCCCAAATGCGACTTCTTGGATGTCCTGGAACGCTGCACCATCGGACTCACCAGCGGTGCTGTACGCAACACCCCAGCCGTTGTCGGTGAACTCAAGGTCGGCGACCACCGAGAAGAAGTATTCCGTTCCGCCGGTCAGCGAGAGTGGGGCGATATCCGCGGAGTAGGTGTAATAATCCGTCGCACCGATCTGAGTCTCATTGGCCAATCCGACGCTGAACGAATCCACTAGGCTTCCCGATCCGGGGGTCGCCGTCACGCCGGTGTACACATTGACAGTAAAGAAGTTGGCCATCGGCGACGGCGTCATACCGGTCGTCGGCAACTCGTAAGCCCCGACCCAACTGAAGTTGGTGGCAAACACATTCGACGCAAAGGAAAAATTGTCGTAAATGGTCGCGAAATTGTCTTCTTCGCCCAACAGCGGATCGGCCGCCGGATCAAATTGGGAAAAGCCAACCTCATCGCCGGTGACGGGATAGACGACCGGGGCGAACGGATCGGCGATTTGGGTAAAGACCTCCGCCGACACTGGCTGCGTCATCAAGAACACAGCGACAAGACCAAACAGGGATCGTCCCATGATCCGCATCGATCGGGTAGAGCCACTTTTCATTCGAATATTCTCTCTTCACAGCAAACAGTGATCAATAAAATTAGCGAAAACACGGACCTTCCGATGTTTCCGCGGATGCTGGAACGCTCCAGATGCCCGCCCCCCCCTCAATTCAGCACGCCGTCGGCAAGCTTTAGGGAGGCCGAAAAGCACTTCGCTGGAGGTGCACATGCGACCCTCCGCAGATTAGTTGCGACCCATACCGACGGCAATGTTTCGCCACCCGGAAAACTCGGCGTACTTTGGGGGGATCAATACTGTCCACCCGGACGGTCATCGAAAGACGGTTGCGCAGTGACGCATCATGGGGCCACAGCGGCCGTCTAATTGCCAGTGTTTGCGGACGCGTCATCGCCAGAAAATTCCGCCAAAAATCGCAGAATTTCCGAGGCGTCACAGAAATATCCGCGTCCCAAACTGTTCCCGCTGGCCACACCCAGCAACACCCCGTCGCCATCGAAAAGCCCCGCACCCGAATCCCCTTTGATGGTGGGGACATCGACGGCAAAGTAATTGACCGGGACGTCACTGCGACGGCGCTTCGCGCGTTTGGTGCCGACAATCCGCACCGCCGACGTTTCGGGACGATCGGCGGACATCCAACCGGCCCGAAACGCATCCACGCCGCCACGCGATCGAACCGATGCGGCGATTCGTTCCGCACGATTGGTATTGGGCAACGATAGACTGAACTCGGGACGAAACGCCGAAGTCACACGCAATAGTGCAAGGTCCAGAGTATCGTCGACAGCGACCGAACGAACTTGGCGGCAACGCCGAATCACGCCCGCAGGTTCCCCAGAACTGGAATACGGATCGGCCACCGATCCGGGATCCAAAAATTCGACCTGGGCCGACACCATCCCACGCAGCACATGGGCAGCAGTCAGTACGTCAAAGCCGCCGGCATCGATCGCAACCACCGATCCGCAACCAACGATTCCGGTGGCGTCATCGGTCACCCGCACCGAAGCAAAGACAGCACGGCGGACGGGTGCAAGCACTTGCCCCACGGTCGAGTCGATGGCGGAATCATCCGCCGCCGGACCCGCCGATTCGCCGGATTCACTGGAATCCGATGCATCGGAGGAAGGTTCGGTTGTCGCCGATTCCATTTCAGCCTGTGAAATCGACCCGCCTTCGGCCCCCGCGGTGACCGCTTGATCGCCGGCCATCGTCGCCACGTCCGTCATGTCAACCGTTGCATCGTTGCCGGTATTGTCACCGGTAACGACACCACCCGGGCCGCGAGATGCTTCGGCCAGCGAAGCGGCCGATTCGTCCACCAACGATTCGTTGATCGGTTCGACGATCGAACGTGACCATTCCGGCAACTTGTCTTCGTCCAAGGTGCCGTCCTGACGGACAAGCACCAAATAGCCGCACTGCAGCACGACCAAGACGACACAAAAAACGGTGATCAGAACGCGTTTGGTCGGCATAACCCACAGAAGGTACGGGCAGAAAAGTACCGACCCCAAAGACAGTCGGCGGTCAGGCGTGGCGGTCAGTCTCCATCATAACGCCGCCCGCCACCTTTCCACCCACAAATACCAGCCAAACCCGACGTTTGGAAACCCGCAAACCGGGCGGTTTCGGCAAAACCCGCATAGTCCGGCCACTAGCCACTGACCACTAGCCACTCCCTGACCCTCTGGGTGGCCTGGACGACCGTTTCGACCACGATGATTCCGGCCAAGGTGTACACCACGTCCGCCCACCCGAACCCGCGGCTGGGGATCCATCGCTGCGCAAACTCCAGCGACACCAAAATCACCGCCGTGGCCACCAGAAATGCCAATCGGCGACCCCGGAACACCGGCCCCGCCCAGACCAGTGCCGGCCCCGACACAATCAACCCCGCCATCACCGCCGTCCGAAAGTCATAGTTTTCGTCCAGCCAGCGAGCCAGCGCACCGTCGATCAGCGGCAAATCCGCCGCCGTGGTCGATGGCTTTAGCAGTGAATAGCACGCCAACAGAAACGCGGCCGACGACCAGAGGACAACGAAAGTGTCCCGCCAAGTGAACACCACGCGACCTGCCGACGAGTCCGATCCGATCGCCCGCGGCGAACGCATCGCTAGGTTGCCATCCTCCACTGCGGCCGGCGCGTCGTCCCGCGATGCGGCAACGCGTGGCAGACGCGACGGTTCGGAACCCACGTCGGTGCCCGCCACAGCGGTGGGGTTGGTCGAAGCGTTCGACCCAGAATGATCCGCACCAGGATTCGGATCCGGTGCCGCGGCGTCGGTCGCCATCGTCTGCGTCGTCGACGAACCGTTCACCGGCGACTTTGCCGGGAAAGAGTCAGTCACTGACGGTATCGGACGCCGCATCATTCGCCGCCGGGGCGACAGTCACCATCATTTCAAGTCTGCCGTTCGCTGGACCCGCGATGGCAATCATTGGGGCGTGGCCGACCGACGAAGCTCCGCCGCCTGGGCGATCTCGCCGGCATGCGCCCCGGTTGTGGATCCCAACGGTGCCGGAACCGAATCGGCCCGTTGCGGCAATTCGGACGGACCCAGCAAATCGAAAAGTGCGGATTCGAATCGCCGCAAAATGGCATCACGGCCCAGATGGTCCACGGCAAACCTCCGCGCCGCCCGGCCCAATTCCCCGCACAACACAGGGTCATCGGCCAGCATCCGAATCGCGGCGGTGAACCCGGCGGTGTCGCCCGCCGGGACCACGACCCCGCGGCCCTGGACCACGTCGGCGATCTGGGTTCCCGGATCGGCACAGGCGACCACGGGCCGGCCGCTGGCCAGCATCCCGGTCAACTTCGATGGCATCACCAAGTCCGCGGCACCGGCCTTTTGCGGCAACAAATGCAAATCGGCACAATTCATCAGCTCGTTGAAGTGCTGCCAGGGCTGGGGCGGCAACAACTGTAATCCCGGCACACCCTGGGCACGCGCCCGCAAATCGTCCACCGCCGCACCGGTCCCGCAAATCACCAAATGAACCGGAACCTGGCCTGCTTCCCCGCGACCTGCATCCCCGTCACCCGGTCTCTCCGCCAACGCTTTGGCGGCATCGACGATGATTTCAAGTCCCTGCTTGGCCCCGATGTTTCCGGCATACAGTGCGACGAATCGATCGGCGGGAATGCCGAAACGTTGCCTCAGCGATCGTCGATCGATCCCATCGGCTGCTGCGGCGTCCACCGTCACCTTGGGTTCCGCGCTGCCGTCGGCGGTGAAGTGTGGACCATCGATCCGCCGCGACACCGTGTCCGATTCGGCCGCCGGATCACTGGCCGGTGGTTCCCCGGGCTTGGTCCCGTTTCCACCGACAGCATCCAGCGGGCGGATCATGTCACAGTCGACCCAGTTGGGCAGCCCGGCGATGCGATTGGGGTGGACCCCTTTTTCGGCCAATTTGGCTTGCATGTTGGGGGAAATACTGCTGACGCGGTCAAAGCGTCTCATCAAAAACGCTTCGGCGGCCAGAACCATTCGCTTCAACAACGGCTGTTTCAAGATGCCCAGTTCAAAGGCCGCATCGACCTCGAAATCCTGGACGTGAAGCCAAGCCTTGGCCCCGCACAGGCGGGCGGCCAGCCAAGTGGTGGGCATGCACATCGCGGCCGGTTCGACGGTCAGGATCACATCGGGGCGGAACGTGACGGCTTTCCACAGCATCACGGGGACGCTGGACAAACCGAACGAAGCCAGGTGAATGATCCGTTTCAGTCCGCTGACCTTACCCGGCACCCACAACGGACACCGAATAACCCGGATCGGCTCAGCCCCAATTCCCACTTCACCCTCCCTCTGGGAGGGTCGAGCGGAGCGAGGGGAGGGCCTACCATCCACTTCTTCGTCTCTCTGGGAGGGTCGAGCCGAGCCCCCAATTTCTACTTCACCCTCCCTCTGGGAGGGTCGAGCGAAGCGAGGGGAGGGCCCACCATCCACTTCTTCGTCTCTCCGGGAGGGTCGAGCCGCGCCCCCAATTTCCACTTCACCCTCCCCCTGGGAGGGTCGAGCGGAGCGAGGGGAGGGCCCACCCTCATCCACCGCCCCCCCATCACCGGCCCCTACCTTCTCACCACTCGCCTCCAGCCACTCGGAACAATATCTCCCCCCAAAATACCCCTCACCGATCTTCCACTGAGGATAATAAGGCGGCGTGGTCACCACCTCGCACTGGTGCCCCTGTTCGGCCATCCACCGCATCATTTCACCGGAGTATTTTCCGATGCCTAATTCCTCCGGCGCAAAATTCAAGCCGTGAAGTAGTATTTTCACGTTGCGATCCGAGTTGTGGGACTGGCGGGCAAGGCGACGAAGGTTGCGTCAAATCTCATGGAAGGCAGGATCGAGTGATTGCGGTCGGCGCGTCGCGAAGATCAGCGAGTCCAGTGTGCAAAATTCGCACACCAATGCAATCAAAAAGACGGCAAAATATGGCCAGCCAAAACGGCCAACCCTCATAACCGCTACTTTGTTGTTTCTGCACTCGCGACGGGCGACTCAGATACTGATTCCGGTTTGCTCTCGGGCGGCGTCAGTTGCAGCCCGGTGCGTCGCGACAGTTCCTGACAGATTTCTTGTTTGTCGGTCATGCCGTCGATCGCCTTCTCAAGCTCCATGACCTTGGCTCCGACAAGGAATCGGTACCAATAGCCTTGCAAGAAGTGGTACACCAGTCCCGAGCGCCCGTCCAAGAACCCCAATTGTAAAGATGTAGCGGTACAGAAAATACGCCGTCGAACTGATCGTGAACGGGATCCGGTTGTAGATCTTCTCTTTCACGAAGCGTTTGAAAGCTGCTTGTATCGACGCGATCTTCGCACTAACGGCTCCATCCCGACCTGCCTAGATTCTTATCGCTAGCGACTATTCTCTGGCATAAGTGCCGGCACTTACATTACGGGCAAAAAGCAGCTAGGTCTCCACAGCGCGTTTCGCCACCGCTCGCCCGATTACGACTTGATCTGCACAGAGCAACTCCGATTGACAATATTGACCAGATCAGATCATACCCGTGCAATACTCACGCGATTCATTGGCTACGCGTTGAGAAATCTATTTTCTACAACAATCAGACTCTAGGATCGGTTTTGCCAAAAGTGAAATTGAACACCAACGCACGCCAATCGCACGACCCAAAATTCAGCGCAGTGGATCAATTTGGGAACGGGAATTTTTGAGACCGCCCATAAAACACTCCGGATTGCAA
The Crateriforma spongiae DNA segment above includes these coding regions:
- a CDS encoding PEP-CTERM sorting domain-containing protein (PEP-CTERM proteins occur, often in large numbers, in the proteomes of bacteria that also encode an exosortase, a predicted intramembrane cysteine proteinase. The presence of a PEP-CTERM domain at a protein's C-terminus predicts cleavage within the sorting domain, followed by covalent anchoring to some some component of the (usually Gram-negative) cell surface. Many PEP-CTERM proteins exhibit an unusual sequence composition that includes large numbers of potential glycosylation sites. Expression of one such protein has been shown restore the ability of a bacterium to form floc, a type of biofilm.); this translates as MGRSLFGLVAVFLMTQPVSAEVFTQIADPFAPVVYPVTGDEVGFSQFDPAADPLLGEEDNFATIYDNFSFASNVFATNFSWVGAYELPTTGMTPSPMANFFTVNVYTGVTATPGSGSLVDSFSVGLANETQIGATDYYTYSADIAPLSLTGGTEYFFSVVADLEFTDNGWGVAYSTAGESDGAAFQDIQEVAFGPIVRYAETTDFAFSVTAVPEPSSIFALTSLGLVAGNVVRRRRLRKVGSQKV
- a CDS encoding S1 family peptidase, giving the protein MPTKRVLITVFCVVLVVLQCGYLVLVRQDGTLDEDKLPEWSRSIVEPINESLVDESAASLAEASRGPGGVVTGDNTGNDATVDMTDVATMAGDQAVTAGAEGGSISQAEMESATTEPSSDASDSSESGESAGPAADDSAIDSTVGQVLAPVRRAVFASVRVTDDATGIVGCGSVVAIDAGGFDVLTAAHVLRGMVSAQVEFLDPGSVADPYSSSGEPAGVIRRCRQVRSVAVDDTLDLALLRVTSAFRPEFSLSLPNTNRAERIAASVRSRGGVDAFRAGWMSADRPETSAVRIVGTKRAKRRRSDVPVNYFAVDVPTIKGDSGAGLFDGDGVLLGVASGNSLGRGYFCDASEILRFLAEFSGDDASANTGN
- a CDS encoding VanZ family protein, coding for MTDSFPAKSPVNGSSTTQTMATDAAAPDPNPGADHSGSNASTNPTAVAGTDVGSEPSRLPRVAASRDDAPAAVEDGNLAMRSPRAIGSDSSAGRVVFTWRDTFVVLWSSAAFLLACYSLLKPSTTAADLPLIDGALARWLDENYDFRTAVMAGLIVSGPALVWAGPVFRGRRLAFLVATAVILVSLEFAQRWIPSRGFGWADVVYTLAGIIVVETVVQATQRVREWLVVSG
- a CDS encoding WcaI family glycosyltransferase; its protein translation is MMRWMAEQGHQCEVVTTPPYYPQWKIGEGYFGGRYCSEWLEASGEKVGAGDGGAVDEGGPSPRSARPSQGEGEVEIGGAARPSRRDEEVDGGPSPRFARPSQREGEVEIGGSARPSQRDEEVDGRPSPRSARPSQREGEVGIGAEPIRVIRCPLWVPGKVSGLKRIIHLASFGLSSVPVMLWKAVTFRPDVILTVEPAAMCMPTTWLAARLCGAKAWLHVQDFEVDAAFELGILKQPLLKRMVLAAEAFLMRRFDRVSSISPNMQAKLAEKGVHPNRIAGLPNWVDCDMIRPLDAVGGNGTKPGEPPASDPAAESDTVSRRIDGPHFTADGSAEPKVTVDAAAADGIDRRSLRQRFGIPADRFVALYAGNIGAKQGLEIIVDAAKALAERPGDGDAGRGEAGQVPVHLVICGTGAAVDDLRARAQGVPGLQLLPPQPWQHFNELMNCADLHLLPQKAGAADLVMPSKLTGMLASGRPVVACADPGTQIADVVQGRGVVVPAGDTAGFTAAIRMLADDPVLCGELGRAARRFAVDHLGRDAILRRFESALFDLLGPSELPQRADSVPAPLGSTTGAHAGEIAQAAELRRSATPQ